The Raphanus sativus cultivar WK10039 chromosome 2, ASM80110v3, whole genome shotgun sequence DNA segment GGTTTGCAAGCCGTTGAGGAAGGAGCTTTGTAGGATtcaagtttagtttttttagaaATCACATTTCAAATAGAGTAGCATTCAttgtaaaaaagttttttgattcgaataaatttaacattcattcaaaaaaaagaaaaatcagtatATGCATTCATGTAATGAAATTGCGTTGAAACTCTTTTTCTTAGGAAGAAAACattgaaaacttaaaaagatcGTCTAACTGAAAATTCATATCTTAGCCTTGTTGttattgaaaaatgttttttagcGAGTCATATTGCCAAAAGCCAAGAGATGTAGATATTTCCTTATGGTATGTTGTCAAACATCATCAACTAAATTCTGGAAACTCGAACAAATTATCGAAAATATGACGCCGTAATTCTAAGATATGATGTCAACTATTACCAAAACAATATCATATATACTTTATTGTAAATGATTACAACAAGTAAGTGGATGTAATCAAAATCTTGACCAAAAAAAGGATgtaatcaaaatcaaaaccaaattgAAATGTACTAGCTAATTTGGCAaacaacattttttaatttgagtaaaacaaaagtaaaagtCGTGTATATATGACCAATAAAAAGAATtactaaaaaaacataaaaatcaaaGGTCAAATTGAACTTTGGTAGAATCCCAAGTGCTcataatgaaaaatattgaCCAAAGTACCCTTCACCCATCATTCTTCTTAAAAAAAGGTCAAAAACATCCCCAccgtctctctttctctctccgCAGACAAACAAAGAAAGCATTGCAATTTGCAGACTCATTCATTATTATTTGTACCCATCTCCTCTAtcttaacccaaaaaaaatgtCTACGGAAGATAAAAGGTGAAGGAAGGAAGAGAAGATCTTCTCCATCGGATATTCAGACAAGCCCACCTCCAAGTATTGTTCCTGTCTGAAGAAGAAAATGGGAAGCAAATGGCGAAGAGCAAAGGTAGCTTTAGGTGTAAATCTGTGCCTTTACGTTCCCAAAACGCTCGAGGAGTCAAGAACATCCGACGACGCCGTTTCGCTTTCTCCGGTAACGGTTCCAAGACCCACGACTCCGGTTCCTTCCTCCTCTGGTCTTCGATTGCCTCGCTCTTTTAGCAAATCCTCATCaaaggtttgatttttttttaatctcgtGTGTTCATCATCTATGCGTTTTGATTCCATTTCATCtctaaaatttgaatttttttccggTCAAATTTGTTTTTGCTCATTTCAAAATTGTTTTAGCAAAAATATAAAGCGAAATTTCGTTTTGCGTCACCGTTGAATCGACGGGGAGGCAGCAAATCCAAAACtaatttaatttactttttaatttactttaaaGTTGTTACTTGTATCTATTTTTAActgtattatttttgtttaatcttcagctatttttttttctctaaaaagtGTTCGGATCTTCACGCACATCAAGTGATCTTTTTGACTAAACAAAAAACTCATTTATTTTGAAGggaatataaattatgaaaagaaGCTTAAAATGGAGAATGTTTCGTTCATATAATTAGATGTGGGTTTTCAACTTCTATGACCCTATGTCTGTGACTATCAACCTTTTTTCTGCCAATAGATCTTGTGTTAGAGATTCATAAACTTTCAAAGTATTGACCTTTTTGAGAACTATTGGTGAaagaaaaatcttttttttaggtcaaataataataatgccTCGAGGGCTAATGAGGATTAGTAGATGAAAATGTAGACTGATTAGTGAGACTAGGATCGGTGTACGTCTCTCCTTCAAACCACTATATACTCATCAAGATTTTGACAATACATAGCTGTCCTAAGATAGTAAGATCGGGTTCTGTCTTTGTCCCTGGTTTATAGTgcctttgtttctttttttttctctccatTATTTCTTGGTATTATGAGCAATTTGCTGTGATGTAATTATCAACTCTCCCAAATGGAGCCACTATGGGGATATAAAGTTTTGTGAATAGTCAAGTGCACTTCTAAGGAccaatcttttttattttgcattCAACTTTTCAATTATTGTTGAAAGATACCCTTCTTAATACTCTAAATCTACTGCTCTTACTTTGATATTATCCTTACTATATAAGTAAACTGTAATTTTTTGAACTTTAAATTagataactatatatatacataaacatcTGGTTTGAAGTTCACATTTCTCTTTAACTTTGCTTTTGCATTATTGTTATTTCAACTTTGATCTTCTTTTATGGGTTGAATTTACCTAAAAAGCTTTTAATCACTGATTTGGTTAATACTGTTCTTTAACTTTATAAAAGCTGTGTCCTTTGTCTTTCCCTCTCTTTTGTCCACTGTTCTTTTAATTGTTTGACCTCTCGTAGATTCCAAAGAACTTTGATCAAGATTCTATATTCTAACAAGATTATTGAATGGTCAAACTACTAACCCTAATGGTTAATCTCAAACACAAGTCTCTTTGACCTTTTTTTTAGATTATGGTAAATGGAAAGATTCCATTTTGCTCTTCTTTTTATGCATCATTTCAATAATAGAGCCTCATAGTAACAGAAACAAATGTGTCAGAGACTATGACACGACCCACTTCATGTCAGGTCTCCTTGGATTCTTGTTAATTACAATAATGACCCATCTCATAAAGTTTTCAACTTTCCTTTATTACTTAGAATCTTGATCAAGAATCTGAATCCTTTCATTATTTGTTATCTCCAGAAAACGTGTGCGATATGTTTGACGGCGATGAAAGCTGGACAAGGCCACGCAATCTTCACAGCGGAATGCTCTCACTCGTTTCATTTCCACTGCATCACCACCAACGTCAAACACGGCAACCAGATATGTCCCGTCTGTCGCGCCAAATGGAACGAGGTCCCTCTCCAGAGCACTAATCCTAAGTCCAAGTCCCCTGTAGCTAGTAGACCAAGAGATGATGCTTGGATGATGACAATACCACCACCACGCAGGTCGTCTCAGAACCAGCCTTCTTCACGTCCCGAGCGTCTAAGGCCAGTCTCATCGATCTTCAACACCGAGCCAGCTGTTTTCAACGACGACGATTCTCTGGAACATCAGAACCTCCCCGCCGCTGATGAGTCTGCTGCTTTGGAGAAGTCCAAACCTGTTGGTGTTACAGGGAAGAAGCTACAAGTCAAAACGTATCCAGAGGTTTCAGAAGTGTTGAGATCTGTTTCGTTTAAAGACTTTGCTGTGCTCATCAATCTAAAAGCTCCTTCCGCTGCTTCAAAGTCCTCTTCAACAAGctcgtcatcttcttcttcttgcagaGCCCCCGTTGATCTGGTCACGGTTCTTGACGTGAGTGGAAGCATGGCTGGAACGAAGCTAGCGTTGCTGAAACGAGCGATGGGGTTCGTGATACAGAACCTCGGCCCCTTCGACCGTCTCTCCGTCATATCATTCTCCTCAACAGCACGCCGTAACTTCCCTCTCCGTCTCATGAACGAGACAGGTAAACAAGAGGCGTTACAAGCGGTTAACTCCTTGGTCTCGAACGGAGGGACTAACATCGCAGAGGGTTTGAAGAAAGGCGCCAAGGTTTTGATCGACCGTAGATTCAAAAACTCGGTGTCGAGCATCGTGCTGTTATCAGACGGTCAAGACACGTACACCATGACTAGTCCCACCAACGGTGGTGGTGGTCGAACTGATTACAAAACGCTTCTTCCTAAAGAGAACCGTATCCCGGTTCACGCCTTTGGGTTCGGTGCTGACCACGACGCTTCCTTGATGCATTCCATCGCTGAGAACTCTGGAGGGACGTTCTCTTTCATAGAGTCCGAGACGGTTATACAAGACGCCTTCGCGCAGTGCATTGGTGGTCTTCTCAGCGTGATGGTGCAGGAGCTTTGCGTTAGGGTTGAGTGTGTTCATCCTTTGTTAAAGATTGGTTCGGTTAAAGCTGGAAGCTACCGGTTTGATACCGGTAAGGATTCGAGAACCGGATCTATTGGGGTTGGTGATCTCTACGCTGAGGAGGAGAGGAACTTCTTGGTGAATCTTGATGTCCCTGTTGTCAATGGGGTTTCAGATCATATGTCTTTGATCAAGGTTCGATGCGTTTATAGAGATCCGGTGACGAAAGAGACTGTT contains these protein-coding regions:
- the LOC108842966 gene encoding E3 ubiquitin-protein ligase WAV3 is translated as MGSKWRRAKVALGVNLCLYVPKTLEESRTSDDAVSLSPVTVPRPTTPVPSSSGLRLPRSFSKSSSKKTCAICLTAMKAGQGHAIFTAECSHSFHFHCITTNVKHGNQICPVCRAKWNEVPLQSTNPKSKSPVASRPRDDAWMMTIPPPRRSSQNQPSSRPERLRPVSSIFNTEPAVFNDDDSLEHQNLPAADESAALEKSKPVGVTGKKLQVKTYPEVSEVLRSVSFKDFAVLINLKAPSAASKSSSTSSSSSSSCRAPVDLVTVLDVSGSMAGTKLALLKRAMGFVIQNLGPFDRLSVISFSSTARRNFPLRLMNETGKQEALQAVNSLVSNGGTNIAEGLKKGAKVLIDRRFKNSVSSIVLLSDGQDTYTMTSPTNGGGGRTDYKTLLPKENRIPVHAFGFGADHDASLMHSIAENSGGTFSFIESETVIQDAFAQCIGGLLSVMVQELCVRVECVHPLLKIGSVKAGSYRFDTGKDSRTGSIGVGDLYAEEERNFLVNLDVPVVNGVSDHMSLIKVRCVYRDPVTKETVDLNTFGEVKILRPVVMSEGGRSVVSVEVDRQRIRLRAAEAISEARVLAERGELTEAVSVLETCRGVLSGTVSGRAGDPLCVSLCAELKETQERMASRRVYETSGRAYVLAGLSSHSWQRATARGDMSDATTMSYQTQSMVDMVNLSQTMNFGCPLASSKANSSSCPNANPPAARRKLRQALTFPARPRPR